A window of Chitinophagales bacterium contains these coding sequences:
- a CDS encoding tetratricopeptide repeat protein → MKQISLLFTAIFTGLLVHGQQTAVNADPQEKFKLAKDLFQKEQYSLAYPLLKELESGLTESVRANEAIMSQEVKYYFTVCALKQNEDRAVDMARDYIDLEKNNPRIQQLGFHLAEYHYRKQEFATAVQLYEQAGIANLSNREIADMKFHQGYSYFTLQRFNQAKPLFNTVRVLKDDPNYIDANYYYGFLAFRDRNYNEALQSFRIVENEKQYAQVVPYYIAQIYYIQGKKDEALAYAENKIKSGNSQYYDLELKQLLGHAYFEKKEYAKALPYLESYVAGTSKVTRENLYELSYSYYQGKNYKKAIEGFKQLGGKEDSLSQHAMYLLGDSYLKTGEKANARSAFLFCASNSSNASQKEISRYQYAKLSYELGYQDEALKSLQSFLADYPQSTYTPEARELLVGVLANTNNYRDALVLLEGMSNPTPNAKRFYPQILFGRATELINDGQLAEANTLLDKALKAPNNERVLPYVQFWKGEIAYRNNDLDNAIRFYNGYKDAGAPTNGEANANTVRYNLGYCYLRKENYPVALTFFESLSKNPALNSDPLTQDAYLRTADCYYMERNYNKAKPMYDNVIKYSWPAEDYATFQLAMLAGVKNTSEKVKLMNNLTRKFPRSGLVNDANLEIANAYLSDERFSEAIPYLDKLISGNDERFKPQAYLKSGNAFYNVNNNNEALTRYKKLVSTYPNTQEAEDAIGNIRAIYVEQGQPDEFAGFMRQAGRPLSVSTEDSLTWAAAEIQYANGNKDAALNSFGTYLQRFPTGAHALEANFYSAGIYADRKKWPEAISRFDYVAERAPNQYAEASVLQLSRISFFELKNYAQSETYFKQLKELASNQENKLEAMRGLLRSQYQLEKWTEALDNAKELVNEKGSSTDDKTLANMAIAKSYQVNRQYDLAIANYKSVVSLNKAALAAEARYEIANSWLALNRLGDAEKAAFEVINKSGSYDYWVTKAYILLGDVFFKQKDYFNAKATFQSIVDNSLNPDLKTEAQTKLTKVMEEEQLESKVNG, encoded by the coding sequence ATGAAGCAAATCAGCCTCTTATTTACGGCCATATTTACTGGCCTTTTGGTGCATGGACAACAGACAGCAGTAAATGCTGATCCGCAAGAAAAATTCAAGTTGGCCAAGGACCTCTTTCAGAAAGAACAATACAGCCTGGCATATCCGTTGTTAAAGGAATTGGAATCGGGATTGACCGAATCCGTCCGGGCCAATGAAGCGATCATGTCGCAGGAGGTGAAATACTATTTCACGGTATGTGCCCTCAAACAAAATGAGGACAGGGCCGTAGATATGGCCCGCGATTACATCGACCTGGAGAAGAACAATCCCCGGATCCAGCAGTTAGGATTTCATTTAGCAGAGTACCATTACCGCAAGCAGGAATTTGCAACGGCGGTACAACTGTATGAGCAGGCCGGAATAGCCAACCTGAGCAACCGCGAGATCGCGGATATGAAATTTCACCAGGGGTATTCTTACTTCACGCTGCAGCGATTCAATCAGGCCAAGCCTTTATTCAATACCGTGCGGGTATTAAAGGATGATCCAAACTATATCGATGCGAATTACTATTATGGATTTCTTGCTTTTCGCGACAGAAACTACAACGAAGCATTACAAAGCTTCCGGATCGTGGAAAATGAGAAACAATATGCACAGGTAGTTCCCTATTATATCGCCCAGATCTATTACATCCAGGGTAAAAAGGATGAAGCCCTGGCCTATGCTGAAAACAAGATCAAGTCAGGCAATTCCCAGTATTATGACCTTGAACTGAAACAATTGTTAGGGCATGCCTATTTCGAGAAAAAGGAATATGCCAAGGCCCTGCCTTATTTAGAGTCCTATGTGGCCGGAACCAGCAAAGTGACGCGGGAGAACCTCTATGAACTTTCTTATTCCTATTATCAGGGGAAAAACTACAAGAAAGCCATTGAAGGGTTCAAGCAACTGGGCGGAAAGGAAGATTCACTCAGCCAGCATGCCATGTATCTGTTGGGTGATTCCTATCTCAAAACAGGGGAAAAGGCAAATGCCCGGAGTGCGTTCCTGTTTTGTGCCTCCAATAGCAGCAATGCCTCGCAAAAAGAAATCTCCCGCTACCAATATGCCAAGCTTTCCTATGAATTGGGATATCAGGATGAGGCATTAAAAAGCCTTCAATCCTTTCTTGCTGATTACCCTCAATCGACTTATACCCCCGAGGCCAGAGAATTGCTGGTAGGGGTATTGGCCAACACCAATAATTATCGCGATGCCCTCGTGTTATTGGAAGGTATGTCGAACCCAACTCCCAATGCAAAAAGATTCTATCCCCAGATACTTTTTGGTCGTGCCACTGAATTGATCAATGACGGACAGTTGGCCGAAGCCAATACACTGCTGGACAAAGCACTCAAGGCACCCAACAATGAACGGGTATTGCCCTATGTACAATTCTGGAAAGGGGAGATCGCTTATCGCAACAATGACCTGGATAATGCCATTCGGTTTTATAATGGGTATAAAGATGCCGGAGCCCCGACCAATGGAGAGGCCAATGCTAATACAGTTCGGTATAACCTGGGATATTGCTACCTGAGAAAGGAGAATTATCCGGTGGCACTTACCTTCTTTGAATCCTTGTCCAAAAATCCCGCGTTGAATTCAGATCCTTTGACCCAGGATGCCTATCTGCGGACAGCAGATTGCTATTATATGGAAAGGAATTACAACAAGGCCAAACCCATGTATGATAATGTGATCAAGTATTCCTGGCCCGCGGAGGATTATGCAACCTTTCAACTGGCAATGCTGGCCGGTGTGAAAAACACATCGGAAAAGGTGAAGCTGATGAATAACCTTACCCGGAAATTCCCGCGTTCAGGGTTGGTAAACGATGCAAACCTTGAGATCGCTAATGCTTACTTATCCGATGAACGTTTTAGCGAAGCCATTCCTTATCTCGACAAATTGATCAGTGGAAATGATGAACGATTCAAACCACAGGCCTACCTGAAATCGGGAAATGCCTTTTATAATGTCAATAATAACAATGAGGCGCTGACCCGCTATAAAAAGCTGGTGTCCACCTATCCCAATACACAGGAAGCGGAAGATGCGATCGGGAATATCCGCGCCATCTATGTGGAGCAGGGACAGCCGGATGAATTTGCCGGGTTTATGCGTCAGGCAGGACGACCACTGAGTGTTAGCACAGAAGATTCCCTGACCTGGGCTGCGGCAGAGATACAATATGCCAATGGCAATAAGGATGCTGCGTTAAATTCCTTTGGTACCTATCTGCAACGGTTCCCGACAGGCGCCCATGCCCTTGAGGCCAATTTTTACAGCGCCGGCATATATGCCGACCGGAAGAAATGGCCCGAAGCGATCAGCCGTTTTGATTACGTAGCAGAGCGCGCTCCCAATCAATATGCAGAAGCCAGCGTGCTGCAATTATCGCGTATCTCTTTCTTTGAGTTAAAGAACTATGCGCAATCGGAGACCTACTTCAAACAATTGAAGGAACTGGCCAGCAATCAGGAGAATAAATTGGAAGCCATGCGTGGCTTACTCCGCAGCCAATACCAATTGGAGAAATGGACCGAAGCGTTGGATAATGCCAAGGAACTGGTGAATGAAAAGGGGAGTAGCACAGATGACAAGACCCTGGCGAATATGGCTATTGCCAAATCCTATCAGGTAAACCGGCAATATGATCTCGCTATTGCAAATTATAAGTCCGTTGTATCCCTCAACAAAGCTGCTCTGGCTGCCGAGGCCCGATATGAGATCGCAAACAGCTGGCTGGCCCTGAACAGACTGGGTGACGCGGAGAAGGCCGCTTTTGAAGTGATCAATAAATCTGGTTCCTATGATTATTGGGTCACCAAAGCCTATATATTACTGGGCGATGTATTTTTTAAACAGAAGGATTATTTCAATGCCAAAGCGACCTTCCAAAGCATTGTGGACAATAGCCTGAACCCTGACCTCAAAACCGAGGCTCAGACCAAATTGACCAAAGTGATGGAAGAAGAACAATTGGAAAGCAAAGTGAACGGATAA
- a CDS encoding acyl-CoA thioesterase, giving the protein MFTSSTNIRVRYAETDQMGVVYHSNYFPYFESARAEAIRELGFTYADMEKEGVIMPIIDVHARFIRPALYDDLLTIRTTLKELPVHHKIEFHHEVFNEKEELLTTATIILYFMDKKEMRKTTMPEALRKTLEPYFQ; this is encoded by the coding sequence ATGTTCACATCCAGTACGAATATCCGTGTTCGGTATGCCGAAACCGATCAGATGGGGGTAGTTTACCACAGCAATTATTTTCCGTATTTTGAATCCGCCCGGGCGGAAGCGATCCGGGAACTGGGATTCACTTATGCGGATATGGAAAAGGAAGGGGTCATCATGCCGATCATCGATGTTCACGCACGATTTATCCGACCGGCCCTGTACGATGACCTCCTCACTATCCGTACCACCTTAAAGGAATTACCGGTTCACCATAAGATCGAGTTTCACCACGAGGTATTCAACGAAAAGGAGGAATTGCTGACCACCGCCACGATCATTCTTTATTTCATGGATAAAAAAGAAATGAGGAAAACGACCATGCCGGAGGCCCTGCGAAAAACCCTCGAACCTTATTTTCAATGA
- a CDS encoding DoxX family protein, with protein sequence MKKLFSTKYTDLSFNSMMFLLRAGFGTLLFLQHGLPKLMDFAERKDRFFDPFGVGPTASLILVIFAEVFCSLFLVLGLFTRLSAFILVVLFLVIVFMAHRNSPLSKMEDALLFLFVFAGILLCGPGKWSIDNLIGK encoded by the coding sequence ATGAAAAAACTATTTTCCACCAAGTACACCGACCTTTCTTTTAACAGCATGATGTTTCTTTTGCGGGCGGGATTTGGCACTTTACTCTTTTTACAACATGGGCTTCCAAAGCTGATGGATTTTGCGGAAAGAAAGGATCGTTTCTTTGATCCTTTTGGGGTTGGCCCCACGGCGAGTCTGATCCTGGTAATCTTTGCCGAGGTATTTTGTTCCTTATTTCTGGTACTGGGGCTGTTTACGCGACTATCTGCCTTTATACTGGTCGTTCTTTTCCTGGTCATTGTATTTATGGCACACCGCAACAGCCCGCTTTCCAAGATGGAAGACGCCTTGCTATTTCTCTTTGTTTTCGCCGGAATATTGCTTTGCGGACCGGGAAAATGGAGTATTGACAACCTAATTGGCAAATAA
- the dacB gene encoding D-alanyl-D-alanine carboxypeptidase/D-alanyl-D-alanine-endopeptidase — protein MKKVLFLLSLIGCQFYVQSQSTGQKLKQAFSVFEKDSQMKHGIASLYVIDAQTGHVVFDKNSRIGLAPASTQKVIVAATAYALLGKDFRYTTELWVTEGERGKTVELTIGGNGDPTLGSWRYASTVDSLLLKKWAGLVKSQLGDKRITGIRILDRDYGDIMSIPGGYVWDDMGNYYGAGWSFVNWRENQYDLYLKSQMTDAPVMVQGTYPKQDQVRFNSLVTGGQPGTGDNAYIFCPPYATQATIRGTIPPGKDSFVISGASPDPAHTLGTEFFRYLKAAGLNIDSVIRTGREVYFGEGTIPSALDGGLHQSPPLDSIVYWYLKKSVNLYGEALLQTLPVKNHENMDPDARLKVLQDFWTGKGISAEELNLYDGSGLSPANRVTTHAQVEILRYAKNQPWFYSYKESFPLYNEMTMKSGTIGDVKGFTGYHKASNGKEYIFSFLVNNYNGPSSLLVKKMYKVLDNLK, from the coding sequence ATGAAAAAAGTTTTGTTCTTATTGAGTTTGATCGGTTGTCAGTTTTATGTACAGTCCCAATCAACCGGCCAAAAATTAAAACAGGCCTTTTCGGTTTTTGAGAAGGATTCCCAGATGAAACATGGCATCGCCTCACTTTATGTGATCGATGCACAAACGGGCCATGTGGTTTTTGATAAGAACAGCCGGATCGGTCTGGCACCGGCCTCCACCCAGAAGGTGATTGTCGCGGCTACAGCCTATGCCTTGTTGGGAAAGGATTTCAGGTATACGACCGAGTTATGGGTGACCGAAGGGGAAAGAGGAAAAACAGTGGAACTGACCATAGGGGGAAATGGTGATCCTACCCTGGGAAGCTGGCGGTATGCAAGCACAGTGGATTCGCTTTTATTAAAAAAATGGGCCGGGTTGGTAAAATCCCAGTTAGGTGATAAAAGGATTACCGGTATCCGGATATTGGATAGGGACTATGGAGATATTATGTCCATTCCAGGCGGCTATGTATGGGATGATATGGGTAATTATTATGGTGCGGGTTGGTCCTTTGTAAACTGGCGCGAGAATCAATACGATCTTTACCTGAAAAGCCAGATGACCGACGCTCCAGTTATGGTACAGGGCACTTATCCCAAGCAGGACCAGGTTCGGTTCAATAGTCTGGTTACCGGCGGGCAACCGGGTACGGGTGATAATGCCTATATCTTTTGTCCGCCTTACGCCACGCAAGCCACCATACGGGGTACCATTCCCCCGGGAAAGGATTCATTTGTTATATCCGGGGCAAGTCCGGACCCTGCACATACATTGGGTACGGAGTTTTTCCGATATCTCAAGGCTGCAGGACTTAATATTGATTCGGTGATCCGCACCGGTAGGGAGGTTTATTTTGGCGAAGGAACGATTCCATCGGCTTTGGATGGCGGGTTACACCAATCTCCACCGCTGGATTCCATTGTGTATTGGTATTTAAAAAAGAGTGTGAACCTCTATGGAGAGGCGCTCCTGCAAACCCTTCCGGTTAAAAATCATGAGAATATGGATCCGGATGCCCGGTTAAAAGTATTGCAGGATTTCTGGACAGGAAAGGGGATATCGGCGGAAGAGTTGAATCTTTATGATGGTTCGGGTCTTTCCCCGGCCAACCGGGTCACCACCCATGCTCAAGTGGAAATTTTGCGGTATGCTAAAAACCAACCCTGGTTTTATTCCTATAAAGAATCCTTCCCGTTGTACAACGAAATGACCATGAAGAGCGGGACCATTGGCGATGTAAAGGGGTTTACCGGATACCATAAAGCCAGTAATGGTAAAGAATATATATTCTCCTTTCTGGTCAACAATTATAACGGCCCCTCTTCTTTGCTGGTAAAGAAAATGTATAAGGTTTTAGATAACCTGAAGTAA